The proteins below are encoded in one region of Bosea sp. BIWAKO-01:
- a CDS encoding LL-diaminopimelate aminotransferase: MTDFHRIKRLPPYVFEQVNKIKAAERAKGVDIIDLGMGNPDLPAPKHVIEKLVETAGKPRTDRYSASKGIAGLRRAQAHYYARRFGVKLNPDTQVVATLGSKEGFANMAQAITGPGDVVLVPNPSYPIHAFGFLMAGGVIRSVPAEPTPAFFPALERAMIHSVPKPIALVTCYPANPTAYTASLDFYRDLVAFAKKHELILLSDLAYAEVYFDENDPPPSMLQVPGAVDVTVEFTSMSKTFSMAGWRMGFAVGNERLLAALARVKSYLDYGAYTPIQVAAAAALNGPDDCIREMREIYRKRRDALVESFGKAGWDFPAPQASMFAWVPIPEKFRHLGSLEFSKLLIEKAEVAVAPGIGFGEHGDDFVRIAIVENEQRIRQAARNIGRFLKGADQTLHNVIQISKAG, from the coding sequence ATGACCGATTTTCATCGCATCAAGCGCCTGCCGCCCTATGTTTTCGAACAGGTCAACAAGATCAAGGCAGCCGAACGGGCCAAGGGCGTCGATATCATCGACCTCGGCATGGGCAATCCCGATCTGCCGGCACCGAAGCATGTCATCGAGAAGCTGGTCGAAACCGCCGGCAAGCCGCGCACGGACCGTTACTCCGCTTCCAAGGGCATTGCCGGCCTGCGCCGCGCTCAGGCGCATTACTACGCGCGCCGTTTCGGCGTGAAGCTGAACCCCGACACCCAGGTGGTCGCGACACTGGGCTCGAAGGAAGGCTTCGCCAATATGGCGCAGGCGATCACCGGCCCCGGCGACGTCGTGCTCGTGCCGAATCCGAGCTATCCGATTCATGCCTTCGGCTTCCTGATGGCAGGCGGGGTCATCCGCTCCGTTCCCGCCGAGCCGACTCCGGCCTTCTTCCCCGCCTTGGAGCGGGCGATGATCCACTCGGTGCCTAAGCCGATCGCACTCGTGACCTGCTATCCGGCGAATCCGACCGCCTATACCGCCTCGCTCGATTTCTACCGCGACCTCGTCGCCTTCGCGAAGAAGCACGAGCTGATTCTGCTTTCCGATCTCGCCTATGCCGAGGTCTATTTCGACGAGAACGACCCGCCGCCCTCGATGTTGCAGGTGCCGGGCGCCGTGGACGTCACGGTCGAGTTTACCTCGATGTCGAAGACCTTCTCGATGGCCGGCTGGCGCATGGGTTTTGCCGTTGGCAACGAGCGCCTGCTCGCGGCGCTGGCGCGGGTCAAATCCTATCTCGACTACGGCGCCTATACGCCGATCCAGGTTGCCGCAGCCGCCGCCCTGAATGGCCCCGACGATTGCATCCGCGAGATGCGCGAGATCTATCGCAAGCGGCGCGACGCGCTTGTCGAGAGCTTCGGCAAGGCCGGCTGGGACTTCCCCGCACCGCAGGCCTCGATGTTCGCCTGGGTGCCGATCCCGGAGAAGTTCCGCCATCTCGGCTCGCTCGAGTTCTCGAAGCTGCTGATCGAGAAGGCGGAGGTTGCCGTCGCACCCGGCATTGGCTTTGGCGAACATGGCGACGATTTCGTCCGTATCGCCATCGTCGAGAACGAACAGCGCATCCGGCAGGCGGCCCGGAATATCGGTCGCTTCCTCAAGGGCGCGGATCAAACGCTTCACAACGTCATCCAGATATCCAAAGCTGGGTAA
- the speB gene encoding agmatinase — protein sequence MTEPVDTPSIDHAFTGDRRGPAQDPTYAGALSFMRRRYSKDVAGCDLVIWGVPFDLAVSNRPGTRFGPQSLRRVSAIFDGDAQYPSRIDPFEHLSAVDYGDCSLPRSDLQGCAKAIERESAAIIATGAHLVTLGGDHFITLPLLRAHVARHGKLAIVQFDAHQDTWDDGVGAVSHGTFMLEAVREGLIDVDRSIQVGIRTVAPRDCGIQVLGAYEAHELCVDGVVERIKQRVGQGPAYLTFDIDALDPAFAPGTGTPVAGGFTAAQALRMVWAIRDLDFRGMDIVEVSPPYDHADATAIAGAAVAQHYIQALALKKAG from the coding sequence ATGACCGAACCCGTCGACACCCCCTCCATCGACCACGCCTTCACCGGCGATCGGCGCGGCCCGGCCCAGGACCCGACCTATGCCGGCGCGCTCTCCTTCATGCGCCGCCGCTACAGCAAGGATGTCGCTGGCTGCGACCTCGTGATCTGGGGCGTGCCCTTCGATCTCGCGGTCTCCAACCGGCCGGGTACACGCTTTGGGCCGCAATCACTGCGCCGCGTCAGCGCGATCTTCGACGGCGATGCCCAGTATCCGTCCCGCATCGACCCGTTCGAGCATCTCTCGGCCGTGGATTACGGCGATTGCTCGCTGCCGCGCAGCGACCTTCAGGGCTGCGCCAAGGCGATCGAGCGCGAATCCGCCGCAATCATCGCCACCGGTGCCCATCTGGTGACGCTCGGCGGCGACCATTTCATCACCCTGCCGCTGCTGCGCGCCCATGTCGCCCGCCATGGCAAGCTGGCGATCGTCCAGTTCGATGCGCATCAGGACACCTGGGACGATGGCGTCGGCGCGGTCTCGCATGGCACGTTCATGCTGGAGGCGGTGCGCGAAGGGCTGATCGATGTCGATCGCTCGATCCAGGTCGGCATCCGCACGGTTGCGCCGCGCGATTGCGGCATCCAGGTGCTCGGCGCCTATGAGGCCCATGAACTCTGCGTCGATGGCGTCGTCGAGCGCATCAAGCAGCGCGTCGGGCAGGGACCCGCCTATCTCACCTTCGATATCGACGCGCTCGATCCGGCCTTCGCGCCGGGCACGGGCACGCCTGTCGCCGGCGGCTTTACCGCGGCGCAGGCGCTGCGCATGGTCTGGGCCATCCGCGATCTCGACTTCCGCGGCATGGACATCGTCGAGGTCTCCCCGCCCTATGACCATGCCGACGCGACGGCGATCGCCGGTGCCGCGGTGGCCCAGCACTACATTCAGGCACTGGCGCTGAAGAAGGCCGGTTGA
- a CDS encoding OmpP1/FadL family transporter: MKSIVRYTAAATVSVAALLVSGVASASSFSLRSGTSAEGLGMAFAGAASGGIGMGAMTFNPATITMFPGRNSNWNFSYVAPSASYDPTSATRVRLPNGAIVPIGAAGGSNLGTGEIGGDGGFVPASYSAWQLTDRLWIGMHTGVPFGLRSKPENQFNASQIYGRSARVATINVTPTIGYQVNDWLAVGAALQVQYFKTNLKQAAGITATAPNTILEGDSIDFGYKFGVTLTPWQGTNIGLAYRSMIHHTLEGTFTTPAAVPPILAAGSNPIKANLNLPDSVVFGLSQVINDQWQAHLGVEWTNWSRFRRIPIVASNFGVPFTSLNFQYDDSWFFSAGLEYKYNRDLTLRAGVGYELSAVNDENRTVFISDNDRLWLSAGFSYQVSDKIKFDLGYTYLHVQNASVNYAGTHPQQGAVLYTAEAKPHVHVVSAGITYRWDNPQEPIPMRPVVRKN; the protein is encoded by the coding sequence ATGAAGAGCATCGTTCGCTACACCGCCGCTGCTACCGTTTCGGTCGCTGCTCTTCTGGTTTCAGGCGTCGCTTCAGCGAGCTCGTTTTCACTGCGCAGCGGAACAAGTGCCGAGGGGCTCGGCATGGCGTTTGCGGGCGCGGCCTCTGGCGGCATCGGCATGGGAGCCATGACGTTCAACCCGGCCACGATCACGATGTTTCCGGGCCGGAACAGCAATTGGAACTTCAGCTACGTCGCCCCCAGCGCCAGCTACGATCCAACCTCTGCAACTCGGGTGCGGCTGCCCAACGGTGCGATCGTTCCGATCGGCGCCGCTGGCGGAAGCAACCTGGGCACCGGCGAGATCGGCGGCGATGGCGGTTTCGTTCCGGCTTCGTATTCCGCCTGGCAGCTGACGGACCGCCTCTGGATCGGCATGCACACCGGGGTGCCGTTCGGGCTGCGTTCGAAACCCGAAAACCAGTTCAATGCGTCTCAGATCTACGGTCGGTCGGCGCGCGTCGCGACGATCAACGTTACGCCGACGATCGGCTACCAGGTGAATGACTGGCTCGCCGTTGGTGCCGCGCTCCAGGTGCAGTATTTCAAGACCAACCTGAAGCAGGCCGCCGGCATCACGGCTACCGCGCCCAACACCATCCTCGAAGGCGACTCGATCGATTTCGGCTACAAGTTCGGCGTCACGCTGACGCCGTGGCAGGGGACCAATATCGGCCTGGCCTACCGCTCGATGATCCATCATACGCTGGAGGGAACATTCACGACCCCTGCAGCGGTCCCGCCGATCCTCGCCGCGGGTTCCAATCCGATCAAGGCCAACCTCAACCTGCCAGATTCTGTCGTGTTTGGCCTCTCGCAGGTCATCAATGACCAATGGCAGGCGCATCTCGGCGTCGAATGGACGAACTGGAGCCGCTTCCGCCGCATTCCGATCGTCGCCAGCAATTTCGGCGTGCCATTCACCAGCCTGAACTTCCAGTATGACGACAGCTGGTTCTTCTCGGCAGGTCTTGAGTACAAATACAACCGCGATCTGACCTTGCGCGCCGGTGTCGGCTACGAGCTTTCGGCCGTGAACGACGAGAATCGTACGGTCTTCATCTCGGATAATGATCGCCTCTGGTTGTCGGCGGGTTTCAGCTATCAGGTCTCGGATAAGATCAAGTTCGATCTGGGCTATACCTACCTCCACGTCCAGAATGCGAGCGTGAACTATGCTGGCACGCATCCGCAGCAGGGCGCCGTTCTCTACACGGCAGAGGCCAAGCCGCATGTTCATGTCGTTTCCGCCGGCATCACCTATCGCTGGGACAATCCGCAGGAGCCGATCCCGATGCGCCCGGTGGTTCGGAAGAACTGA
- the argC gene encoding N-acetyl-gamma-glutamyl-phosphate reductase has protein sequence MSQNLKSIFIDGEAGTTGLGIRDRLAELPEVVVKSIDPDKRKDPAARKAMMAGVDLVVLCLPDEAAKESVALADELGADAPKIVDAATAHRVAPGWVYGFAELAPGHAAAIANANRVSNPGCYPTGGIALLRPLVDAGLLGPDHPVTVNAVSGYSGGGKSMIEAYEAGAAPSFELYGLGLKHKHLPELQEYARLTRRPIFVPSVGNFRQGMLVSVPLHLDTLPGKPKVADLHDVLAARYAGSTYVKVVPAEAGGKLEAESLNDTNQLELRVFGNEDLRQAVLVAKLDNLGKGASGAAVQNIRLMLGLGEA, from the coding sequence ATGAGCCAGAATCTGAAATCGATCTTCATCGACGGCGAAGCCGGTACCACCGGCCTTGGCATTCGCGACCGGCTGGCAGAGCTGCCGGAGGTCGTCGTGAAGAGCATCGATCCCGACAAGCGCAAGGATCCGGCCGCCCGCAAGGCGATGATGGCCGGGGTTGATCTCGTCGTGCTCTGCCTGCCTGACGAGGCAGCGAAGGAATCGGTCGCGCTCGCCGACGAACTCGGCGCGGACGCTCCCAAGATCGTGGATGCCGCGACTGCCCATCGCGTCGCGCCGGGCTGGGTCTACGGCTTTGCCGAACTCGCCCCCGGCCATGCCGCGGCAATCGCCAATGCCAACCGCGTCTCCAATCCCGGATGCTACCCCACCGGCGGCATCGCACTGCTGCGGCCGCTGGTCGATGCGGGCCTGCTTGGGCCGGATCATCCGGTGACGGTCAATGCCGTCTCCGGCTATTCGGGCGGCGGCAAGAGCATGATCGAAGCCTATGAGGCCGGCGCCGCGCCGTCCTTCGAGCTCTACGGGCTGGGGCTCAAGCACAAACATCTGCCTGAGCTGCAGGAATACGCGCGCCTGACCCGGCGGCCGATCTTCGTGCCGTCCGTCGGCAATTTCCGCCAGGGCATGCTCGTCTCGGTGCCGCTGCATCTCGACACGCTTCCGGGCAAGCCGAAGGTCGCCGACCTGCACGATGTGCTGGCGGCGCGCTATGCCGGCTCGACCTATGTGAAGGTGGTTCCTGCCGAGGCCGGCGGCAAGCTGGAAGCGGAGTCACTCAACGACACCAACCAGCTCGAATTGCGGGTCTTCGGCAATGAGGACCTGCGGCAGGCGGTGCTCGTCGCCAAGCTCGACAATCTCGGCAAGGGCGCCTCGGGCGCTGCGGTCCAGAATATCCGCCTGATGCTCGGGCTCGGCGAGGCCTAG
- the rplM gene encoding 50S ribosomal protein L13, which produces MKTVSLKPADVEKKWVVIDASGLVVGRLASVVAMRLRGKHKAAYTPHVDCGDNIIVINAEKVVLTGRKRDQKVYYHHTGFPGGIKERSAKFLLEGRFPERVVEKAVERMLPRGPLFRQIMGNLRVYKGAEHPHAAQSPEALDVAALNSKNARL; this is translated from the coding sequence ATGAAGACCGTCTCGCTCAAGCCCGCCGACGTCGAGAAGAAGTGGGTTGTGATCGATGCCTCCGGGCTGGTCGTTGGTCGTCTCGCCTCCGTTGTGGCGATGCGTCTGCGCGGCAAGCACAAGGCCGCCTACACCCCGCATGTCGACTGTGGCGACAACATCATCGTCATCAACGCCGAGAAGGTGGTCCTGACGGGTCGCAAGCGCGACCAGAAGGTCTACTACCATCACACCGGCTTCCCGGGTGGCATCAAGGAGCGTTCCGCCAAGTTCCTGCTCGAAGGCCGCTTCCCTGAGCGCGTCGTCGAGAAAGCTGTCGAGCGCATGCTGCCGCGCGGCCCGCTGTTCCGCCAGATCATGGGCAACCTGCGCGTCTACAAGGGCGCTGAGCACCCCCACGCCGCCCAGTCGCCGGAGGCGCTCGACGTCGCCGCGCTCAACAGCAAGAATGCGAGGCTCTGA
- a CDS encoding fumarylacetoacetate hydrolase family protein, with amino-acid sequence MKLVRYGAFGQEKPALLDSKGVLRDLSGKVPDIAGKALTSASLAALKALDAESLPVVQGSPRIGACVGDVRNFIAVGLNFADHAAETGAPIPAEPILFNKAPNCIVGPYDDVTIPKNSKKTDWEVELAIVIGDGGSYIAEKDAMAAIAGFCVCNDVSEREFQTERGGQWAKGKGCPTFGPLGPWLVTPDEIADIQNLGMWLEVDGERVQNGSTKTMIFGAAYLVHYISQFMRLDPGDVITTGTPPGVGLGFKPPRFLKGGEVVALGIDGLGTQKQNFVPYEG; translated from the coding sequence GTGAAACTGGTACGTTATGGCGCTTTCGGCCAAGAGAAGCCCGCGCTGCTGGACTCCAAGGGCGTGCTGCGCGACCTGTCGGGCAAGGTTCCCGACATCGCCGGCAAGGCGCTGACCTCGGCCTCGCTTGCGGCGCTGAAGGCGCTCGATGCCGAATCGCTCCCCGTGGTGCAAGGTTCGCCGCGCATCGGCGCCTGCGTCGGCGACGTGCGCAATTTCATCGCTGTCGGCCTCAACTTCGCCGACCATGCGGCTGAGACCGGCGCGCCGATCCCGGCCGAGCCGATCCTGTTCAACAAGGCGCCGAACTGCATTGTCGGCCCCTATGACGACGTCACCATCCCGAAGAACTCCAAGAAGACCGACTGGGAAGTCGAGCTTGCGATCGTGATCGGCGATGGCGGCTCCTATATCGCCGAGAAGGACGCCATGGCCGCGATTGCGGGCTTCTGCGTCTGCAACGACGTCTCGGAGCGCGAATTCCAGACCGAGCGCGGCGGCCAATGGGCCAAGGGCAAGGGCTGCCCGACCTTCGGTCCGCTCGGCCCCTGGCTGGTGACCCCCGACGAGATCGCCGATATCCAGAATCTCGGCATGTGGCTCGAGGTCGATGGCGAGCGGGTCCAGAACGGCTCGACCAAGACGATGATCTTCGGCGCCGCCTATCTCGTGCACTATATCAGCCAGTTCATGCGGCTCGATCCGGGTGATGTCATCACCACCGGCACTCCGCCCGGCGTTGGTCTCGGCTTCAAGCCGCCGCGCTTCCTGAAGGGCGGTGAGGTCGTGGCTCTCGGCATCGACGGCCTCGGCACGCAGAAGCAGAACTTCGTCCCCTACGAGGGTTGA
- the rpsI gene encoding 30S ribosomal protein S9 translates to MAEVLQSLEQLGQVAKTAQPDAPVHVKKVDAQGRAYATGKRKNAIARVWIKPGSGKITVNTRDQEVYFARPVLRLILQQPLMIVDRMTQYDVVVTVKGGGLSGQAGAVRHGISKALTFYEPELRGPLKKEGFLTRDSRVVERKKFGKAKARRSFQFSKR, encoded by the coding sequence ATGGCTGAGGTTCTTCAGTCTCTCGAGCAGCTCGGCCAGGTCGCCAAGACGGCTCAGCCCGACGCTCCCGTTCACGTCAAGAAGGTCGATGCGCAGGGCCGCGCCTATGCCACCGGCAAGCGCAAGAACGCCATCGCCCGCGTCTGGATCAAGCCGGGCTCCGGCAAGATCACAGTCAACACCCGCGACCAGGAAGTTTACTTCGCTCGCCCGGTGCTGCGCCTGATCCTGCAGCAGCCGCTGATGATCGTCGACCGCATGACCCAGTACGACGTCGTCGTCACGGTCAAGGGCGGCGGTCTCTCCGGCCAGGCCGGCGCTGTGCGCCACGGCATCTCCAAGGCCCTGACCTTCTACGAGCCGGAACTGCGCGGTCCGCTCAAGAAGGAAGGCTTCCTGACCCGCGACTCGCGTGTCGTCGAGCGTAAGAAGTTCGGTAAGGCCAAGGCCCGCCGCAGCTTCCAGTTCTCGAAGCGCTGA
- the blaOXA gene encoding class D beta-lactamase: MAQAEHRSFSFATAMLIAGALPPNSAQAQIVPVKPYLECTLILEAESGKTLHREGTCDKRFSPASTFKVPLAAIGYDAGILEDQHKPLWDYQSRFNAVARDRKPVDPTIWEADSVIWYSREMTARLGPKRFAAHVSKLGYGNGDVSGDPGRNNGLTHSWISSSLTISPEEQAGFLRRLLSGSLPVSGKAHEMTRAILPRFSAGDWTVKGKTGRVWLRNAAGEIDRKRPLGWFVGWADNKDRRVVFARLLIGAERTDGIPGRKLRDAFLKELPVLMKAK; this comes from the coding sequence ATGGCGCAAGCTGAGCATCGTTCATTCTCCTTCGCCACAGCCATGCTGATCGCGGGCGCACTGCCGCCCAATTCTGCGCAGGCTCAGATAGTCCCGGTGAAGCCCTATCTCGAATGCACGCTCATTCTCGAGGCGGAATCGGGAAAGACACTCCACCGCGAAGGAACCTGCGACAAGCGCTTCAGCCCTGCTTCGACCTTCAAGGTGCCGCTTGCCGCGATCGGCTATGACGCGGGCATACTGGAAGATCAGCACAAGCCCCTTTGGGACTATCAATCGCGCTTCAACGCGGTGGCGCGGGATCGCAAGCCGGTCGACCCGACGATCTGGGAGGCAGATTCGGTCATCTGGTACTCGCGCGAGATGACCGCCCGGCTCGGGCCCAAGCGCTTCGCCGCCCATGTCTCGAAGCTCGGCTACGGCAATGGCGATGTCTCGGGCGATCCCGGCCGGAACAACGGATTGACCCATTCCTGGATCTCGTCATCGCTGACGATCTCGCCGGAGGAGCAGGCGGGCTTCCTGAGGCGCCTCCTGTCCGGCTCGCTGCCGGTTTCCGGCAAGGCCCATGAGATGACCAGGGCGATCCTTCCCAGATTCAGCGCCGGAGACTGGACCGTGAAGGGCAAGACCGGCAGAGTCTGGCTTCGGAACGCTGCCGGCGAAATCGATCGGAAGCGGCCTCTCGGCTGGTTCGTCGGCTGGGCCGACAACAAGGACAGGCGCGTCGTCTTCGCGCGCCTGCTGATCGGCGCGGAACGCACGGATGGCATACCCGGCCGGAAACTCCGCGACGCCTTTCTGAAGGAACTGCCGGTGCTGATGAAGGCCAAATGA
- the phaC gene encoding class I poly(R)-hydroxyalkanoic acid synthase has protein sequence MCPPADDKPKGPAGSDEAPVPDFDLLAQNMGRFMEEAGKVTAAYLKPIERGEAKTGAADEVSEMVKTIGRVAERWVTDPRKVIEAQASLTSDFMSLWASTLKRASGEEAAPVAEPDKRDARFADPDWSAHPMFDFVKQAYLIGSRWAESMVDRAEDLDPHTREKARFYVKQIASALSPSNFVATNPELLRETLKQNGENLVRGMKMLAEDVEAGGGELKIRQSDGGAFEVGVNIATTPGKVVYRNEIMELIQYAPSTEQVFKRPLLIVPPWINKFYILDLNAEKSFIRWCVTQGLTVFCISWVNPDERHAAKDFESYMREGIFEALDAVEQATGEKRVTAIGYCVGGTLLGVTLAYMAASRDKRIESATFFTTQVDFSKAGELSVFVDEDQIRAVEEQMAQRGYLDGARMAGAFNMLRPNDLIWSYAVNNYLKGKLPTAFDLLYWNSDSTRMPAANHSFYLRGCYLENRLSKGEMTIGGKRLDLKAVKIPIYNLAAKEDHIAPAQSVFIGSQCFGGPVDYVMAGSGHIAGVINPPSKVKYQYWTGGRPEGVFADWAKGAVEHPGSWWPHWLGWVTSQAPKQVSAREPGGGALTPLEDAPGSYVKIRV, from the coding sequence ATGTGCCCGCCAGCCGACGACAAGCCGAAGGGTCCCGCCGGCTCGGACGAAGCGCCTGTGCCGGATTTCGACCTGCTCGCCCAGAACATGGGGCGCTTCATGGAGGAAGCCGGGAAGGTCACGGCCGCCTATCTGAAGCCGATCGAACGCGGCGAGGCGAAGACCGGCGCGGCCGACGAGGTCAGCGAAATGGTCAAGACCATTGGCCGCGTCGCAGAGCGCTGGGTGACGGACCCGCGCAAGGTCATCGAGGCACAAGCCTCGCTGACCAGCGACTTCATGAGTCTATGGGCCTCAACCCTGAAGCGAGCCAGCGGCGAGGAAGCTGCACCGGTCGCCGAGCCCGACAAGCGCGATGCGCGCTTTGCCGATCCGGACTGGTCGGCCCACCCGATGTTCGATTTCGTCAAGCAGGCCTATCTGATCGGCTCGCGCTGGGCCGAGTCGATGGTGGATCGCGCCGAGGACCTTGACCCGCATACGCGCGAGAAGGCGCGCTTCTACGTCAAGCAGATCGCCAGCGCGCTCTCGCCCTCGAACTTCGTCGCAACGAATCCCGAACTCCTGCGTGAGACGCTGAAGCAGAACGGCGAGAATCTCGTGCGCGGGATGAAGATGCTGGCCGAGGACGTCGAAGCCGGCGGCGGCGAACTCAAGATCCGCCAGTCGGACGGGGGGGCCTTCGAGGTCGGCGTCAATATCGCCACGACGCCGGGCAAGGTCGTCTATCGCAACGAGATCATGGAGCTGATCCAGTACGCGCCGTCGACCGAGCAGGTCTTCAAGCGCCCCCTGCTGATCGTGCCGCCCTGGATCAACAAGTTCTACATACTCGATCTCAACGCCGAGAAGAGCTTCATCCGCTGGTGCGTGACGCAGGGACTGACGGTCTTCTGCATCTCCTGGGTCAACCCCGACGAACGCCATGCCGCCAAGGATTTCGAGAGCTACATGCGCGAGGGCATCTTCGAGGCCCTTGACGCGGTCGAGCAGGCGACCGGCGAAAAGCGCGTGACCGCCATCGGCTACTGTGTCGGCGGCACGCTGCTCGGCGTCACCCTCGCCTATATGGCCGCGAGCAGGGACAAGCGCATCGAGAGCGCAACCTTCTTCACGACGCAGGTCGATTTCTCGAAGGCCGGCGAACTCTCGGTCTTCGTCGACGAGGATCAGATCCGCGCCGTCGAAGAGCAGATGGCACAGCGCGGCTATCTCGACGGCGCGCGCATGGCCGGAGCCTTCAACATGCTGCGGCCGAACGACCTGATCTGGTCCTATGCCGTCAACAACTACCTGAAGGGCAAGCTCCCGACCGCCTTCGACCTGCTCTACTGGAACTCCGATTCGACGCGAATGCCGGCTGCCAACCACTCCTTCTACCTGCGCGGCTGCTATCTGGAGAACCGGCTCTCCAAGGGCGAAATGACGATCGGCGGGAAGAGGCTCGATCTGAAGGCCGTGAAGATTCCGATCTACAACCTCGCTGCCAAGGAAGACCACATCGCTCCGGCCCAATCCGTCTTCATCGGCTCGCAATGTTTCGGCGGGCCGGTTGACTATGTCATGGCGGGTTCCGGGCATATCGCCGGCGTGATCAACCCGCCGAGCAAGGTGAAATACCAGTACTGGACCGGCGGGAGGCCTGAGGGCGTCTTCGCCGATTGGGCCAAGGGAGCGGTGGAGCATCCCGGTTCCTGGTGGCCGCATTGGCTCGGCTGGGTGACCTCGCAGGCGCCGAAGCAGGTCTCCGCGCGTGAGCCGGGCGGTGGCGCGCTGACGCCGCTCGAGGACGCGCCCGGAAGCTACGTCAAGATCAGGGTCTGA
- a CDS encoding PaaI family thioesterase, with translation MTISEVETYLDQVFPQLHYGGRTYFIEDVGPLTARMRCDYHERHLRPGGTISGPTMMALADLALYVAILAQIGPVGLAVTTSLNYNFLRKPGPVALIAEARLLKLGKRLAVGEVALFSQGGSAMVCHATGTYSIPSER, from the coding sequence ATGACGATCTCAGAGGTGGAGACCTATCTCGATCAGGTCTTCCCGCAACTCCATTATGGCGGGCGCACCTATTTCATCGAAGATGTCGGCCCGCTGACGGCGCGCATGCGCTGCGACTATCACGAGCGGCATTTGCGCCCGGGGGGCACGATCTCCGGCCCGACCATGATGGCGCTGGCTGATCTCGCCCTCTATGTCGCGATCCTCGCCCAGATCGGCCCGGTCGGCCTCGCCGTGACGACGAGCCTCAATTACAATTTCCTGCGCAAGCCGGGGCCGGTGGCGCTGATCGCGGAGGCCAGGCTGCTCAAGCTCGGCAAGCGGCTCGCCGTCGGAGAGGTCGCGCTGTTCTCGCAAGGCGGCAGCGCGATGGTCTGCCATGCCACCGGCACCTACTCGATTCCGTCGGAGCGCTAG
- a CDS encoding SDR family oxidoreductase, which translates to MSATRPVLLVTGGSRGIGAAIAVMAAGRGYDVAVNYQRDAAAAASVVAACKAAGASALALQGDMSGEADILRVFAEAKGKLGPISQVVNNAGITGKSGPLAEADAEVIRNCIDVNVTGALLVAREAARALLAQPERKGRAIVNISSAAATLGSPGEYVWYAASKGAIDTLTVGLAKELAPAGIRVNAVSPGITETEIHALSTGEAGRVERIAPLVPLQRAASPDEIAESVLFLLSEASAYTTGVVLRVAGGR; encoded by the coding sequence ATGAGCGCTACCCGTCCCGTTCTTCTCGTCACCGGAGGCAGCCGCGGCATCGGCGCCGCCATCGCAGTCATGGCGGCCGGCCGTGGCTATGATGTCGCCGTCAACTACCAGCGCGACGCGGCCGCGGCCGCATCGGTTGTCGCGGCCTGCAAGGCCGCGGGCGCAAGCGCCCTTGCACTCCAGGGCGACATGTCTGGTGAGGCGGATATCCTGCGCGTCTTCGCCGAGGCGAAGGGGAAGCTGGGGCCCATCTCCCAGGTCGTCAACAATGCCGGCATCACCGGCAAGTCGGGCCCGCTTGCCGAGGCGGACGCAGAGGTCATTCGCAACTGCATCGACGTGAACGTTACCGGCGCGCTCCTGGTCGCGCGTGAAGCGGCGCGGGCGCTGCTCGCTCAGCCGGAGCGGAAGGGCAGGGCGATCGTCAACATCTCCTCTGCTGCGGCAACGCTCGGCTCGCCCGGCGAATATGTCTGGTACGCGGCCTCCAAGGGAGCGATCGATACGCTGACGGTTGGCCTCGCGAAGGAACTTGCTCCTGCCGGCATCCGCGTCAATGCGGTTTCGCCCGGCATTACCGAGACCGAGATCCATGCCCTCTCGACGGGTGAAGCCGGCAGGGTCGAGCGCATCGCGCCGCTCGTTCCCCTGCAGCGGGCGGCATCTCCTGACGAGATCGCCGAGTCCGTGCTGTTCCTGCTGTCCGAGGCTTCCGCCTATACGACAGGCGTAGTTCTGCGCGTGGCGGGCGGGCGCTGA